A section of the Ovis canadensis isolate MfBH-ARS-UI-01 breed Bighorn chromosome 1, ARS-UI_OviCan_v2, whole genome shotgun sequence genome encodes:
- the CERS2 gene encoding ceramide synthase 2 translates to MLQTLHDYFWWERLWLPVNLTWADLEDRDGRVYAKASDLYITLPLALLFLIIRYFFELYVATPLAALLNVKEKTRLRAPPNPTLEHFYMTSGKQPKQADVELLSRQSGLSGRQVERWFRRRRNQDRPSLLKKFREASWRFTFYLIAFIAGTAVIVDKPWFYDLRKVWEGYPIQSIIPSQYWYYMIELSFYWSLLFSIASDVKRKDFKEQIIHHVATIILISFSWFANYVRAGTLIMALHDSSDYLLESAKMFNYAGWKNTCNNIFIVFAIVFIITRLVILPFWILHCTLVYPLELYPAFFGYYFFNFMMGVLQLLHIFWAYLILRMAHKFITGKVVEDERSDREETESSEGEEVAAGGGAKNRPLANGHPILNNNHRKND, encoded by the exons ATGCTCCAGACCTTACATGACTACTTCTGGTGGGAACGGCTGTGGCTCCCTGTGAACTTAACCTGGGCTGATCTAGAAGACCGAGATGGACGTGTCTACGCCAAAGCCTCTGACCTCTATATCACACTACCCCTGGCCTTGCTCTTCCTCATCATTCGATACTTCTTTGAGCT ttaTGTGGCTACACCACTGGCTGCCCTCCTGAATGTCAAAGAGAAAACCCGGCTGCGGGCACCTCCCAACCCCACTTTGGAGCATTTCTACATGACCAGTGGCAAGCAGCCCAAACAG GCAGATGTAGAGCTTCTGTCGCGGCAGAGCGGGCTCTCCGGCCGCCAGGTAGAGCGCTGGTTCCGCCGCCGTCGCAACCAGGACCGGCCCAGTCTCCTCAAGAAGTTCCGAGAGGCAAG CTGGAGATTCACATTTTACCTGATTGCTTTCATTGCCGGCACAGCTGTCATTGTAGAC AAACCCTGGTTCTATGACCTGAGGAAAGTTTGGGAGGGATATCCCATACAG aGCATCATCCCTTCCCAGTATTGGTACTACATGATTGAACTGTCTTTCTACTGGTCCTTGCTCTTCAGCATTGCTTCTGATGTCAAGCGAAAG GATTTCAAGGAGCAGATCATCCATCACGTGGCCACCATCATCCTCATTAGTTTCTCCTGGTTTGCCAATTATGTCCGAGCAGGGACTCTCATCATGGCTCTGCACGACTCTTCTGACTACCTGCTAGAG TCAGCCAAGATGTTTAACTATGCGGGATGGAAAAACACCTGCAACAACATCTTCATCGTCTTCGCCATTGTCTTCATCATCACCCGACTGGTCATCCTGCCCTTCTG GATCCTGCACTGCACGCTGGTGTACCCACTGGAGCTCTATCCCGCCTTCTTTGGCTATTACTTCTTCAATTTCATGATGGGAGTGCTACAGCTGCTGCATATCTTCTGGGCCTACCTCATTTTGCGCATGGCCCACAAGTTCATAACTGGAAAG GTAGTAGAAGATGAACGCAGTGACCGGGAGGAAACAGAGAGCTCAGAGGGGGAGGAGGTTGCAGCTGGGGGAGGAGCAAAGAACCGGCCCCTGGCCAATGGCCACCCCATCCTCAACAACAACCATCGTAAGAATGACTGA
- the ANXA9 gene encoding annexin A9 has product MSVTHGKMGLSLTQEILSHLGLANKTAAWGTLGTLRTFLSFNVDKDVQRLLKAIAGQGVDHIAILDVLTNRSQEQRQLISRAFHERTQQDLLKSLQAALSGNLERIVVALLQPAAHLDARELRTALKGPGSAEDVALEILATRTPPQLQECLAVYKHNFQVDAAEDIKSETRGILRDLLLALAKGGREAYTGIIDYNLAAQDVQALKQAEGPSTERTWVLVFTQRNPEHLIRVLNQYQWYTGHELEKTVRARFHGAACVALLNLALVIRNTPLYFADKLHQALQETEPNYQALMRILISRSETDLLSIRAEFRKKFGKSLYSSLQDAVKGDCRSALLALCRAEDL; this is encoded by the exons ATGTCTGTGACCCACGGGAAGATGGGACTCTCCTTAACTCAGGAGATCCTCAGTCACCTGGGCCTTGCCAATAAG ACTGCAGCTTGGGGCACCCTGGGCACCCTCAGAACCTTCTTGAGCTTCAATGTGGACAAGGATGTACAGAGGCTGCTGAAGGCGATAGCAGGCCAAG GTGTGGACCATATTGCCATTCTGGACGTGCTGACCAACCGGAGCCAAGAGCAAAGGCAGCTCATCTCTCGAGCCTTCCATGAACGCACCCAGCAG GACCTACTGAAGTCCTTGCAGGCAGCACTCTCTGGCAACCTGGAGAGGATCGTGGTTGCCCTGCTGCAGCCTGCAGCCCATCTCGATGCCCGGGAATTGAGGACAGCCTTGAAg GGCCCTGGTTCTGCTGAAGATGTGGCCTTGGAAATTCTCGCCACCCGAACCCCACCCCAGCTGCAGGAGTGCCTGGCAGTCTACAAACACA ATTTCCAAGTGGACGCTGCGGAGGACATCAAGTCTGAGACCAGGGGCATTTTGCGGGACTTGCTCCTGGCCCTGGCCAAG GGGGGCCGCGAGGCCTACACTGGAATTATTGACTATAACCTGGCTGCACAGGACGTCCAG GCATTAAAACAGGCTGAAGGACCCAGCACAGAGAGGACGTGGGTCCTTGTCTTCACCCAGCGCAATCCTGAACACCTCATCCGAG TGTTGAACCAGTACCAGTGGTACACGGGGCATGAGTTGGAGAAGACCGTCCGGGCCCGTTTCCATGGAGCCGCCTGCGTGGCTCTGCTCAACCTAG CCTTGGTGATTCGGAACACACCCCTGTACTTTGCTGATAAACTTCATCAAGCCCTCCAG GAGACTGAACCCAATTACCAAGCACTGATGCGCATCCTTATTTCTCGAAGTGAGACTGATCTTCTAAGCATCCGAGCCGAGTTCAGAAAGAAATTTGGCAAGTCCCTCTACTCTTCCCTCCAG GATGCAGTGAAAGGGGACTGCCGGTCAGCCCTACTAGCCCTGTGCAGGGCGGAAGACCTTTAA
- the MINDY1 gene encoding ubiquitin carboxyl-terminal hydrolase MINDY-1 isoform X1, with product MEHHQPEHPAPSEARTAETVSPENHKALSEPKEHPQDKDAKEADGAAGEQEPVDQASLPAQGQDDFKFPPPDASSSQPGPAQETPPESETAEACFRLQELPQAPRARQPELDFYCVKWIPWKGEQTPIITQSANGPCPLIAIANILFLQWKVKLPPQKEVITSDELMAHLGDCLLSIKPQEKSEGLQLNFQQNVDDAMTVLPKLATGLDVNVRFTGVSDFEYTPECSVFDLLGIPLYHGWLVDPQSPEAVSAVGKLSYNQLVEKIITCKHSSDTNLVTEGLIAEQFLETTAAQLTYHGLCELTAAAKEGELSVFFRNNHFSTMTKHKGHLYLLVTDQGFLQEEQVVWESLHNVDGDSCFCDSDFHLSHSPGKGPGPGGGSGSPEKQQQVDQDYLIALSLQQQQPPPQGTSGLSDLELAQQLQQEEYQQHRVAQPPARAPSPQANSLPAEPQGKPKNTGVSSLSLLQDIFPTQESNWGLLHCRRILNQLSCQGSPNRGIVHHQIRSYN from the exons ATGGAGCACCATCAGCCTGAGCATCCAGCCCCCAGTGAGGCCAGGACTGCAGAAACAGTCAGCCCGGAAAACCACAAGGCCTTGTCAGAACCCAAAGAGCACCCTCAGGACAAGGATGCCAAAGAGGCGGACGGGGCAGCTGGAGAGCAGGAGCCAGTAGACCAAGCTTCACTGCCAGCCCAAGGCCAGGATGATTTCAAGTTCCCTCCACCAGATGCTAGCTCAAGCCAGCCAGGGCCAGCCCAAGAGACTCCACCTGAGTCAGAGACAGCGGAGGCCTGCTTCAGGCTCCAGGAGCTTCCCCAGGCCCCTAGGGCCCGACAGCCTGAGCTAGACTTCTACTGTGTCAAGTGGATCCCCTGGAAAGGAGAACAGACACCTATCATCACCCAGAGCGCCAACGGCCCTTGCCCTCTCATCGCCATTGCAAACATCCTTTTTCTTCAGTGGAAG GTAAAGCTGCCACCTCAGAAGGAAGTGATCACGTCTGACGAGCTCATGGCCCATCTTG GAGACTGCCTTCTGTCCATCAAACCTCAGGAAAAGTCAGAGGGACTTCAGCTTAATTTTCAGCAG AATGTGGACGACGCGATGACGGTGCTGCCTAAACTGGCCACAGGTCTGGATGTCAACGTGCGCTTCACAGGTGTCTCTGATTTTGAGTATACACCTGAGTGCAGTGTCTTTGACCTCCTTGGCATACCTCTGTACCATGGCTGGCTTGTTGATCCACAG AGTCCTGAGGCTGTGAGTGCAGTCGGGAAGCTGAGCTACAACCAGCTGGTGGAGAAGATCATCACCTGCAAGCACTCCAGTGACACCAACCTCGTGACGGAAG GCCTGATTGCAGAGCAGTTCCTGGAGACCACTGCTGCCCAGCTGACCTACCATGGTCTATGTGAGCTAACAGCAGCTGCCAAGGAGGGCGAACTTAGCGTCTTTTTCCGCAACAACCATTTCAGCACTATGACTAAGCATAAG GGCCACTTGTACCTGCTGGTCACTGACCAGGGCTTTCTACAGGAGGAGCAAGTGGTGTGGGAGAGCCTGCACAATGTGGACGGAGACAGCTGTTTCTGTGACTCTGACTTTCACCTCAGTCACTCCCCAGGCAAGGGACCCGGGCCAGGAGGTGGGAGTGGCTCCCCAGAAAAGCAGCAGCAGGTGGACCAG GACTACCTGATCGCCTTgtccctgcagcagcagcagcccccgcCCCAGGGCACGTCGGGTCTGAGCGACTTGGAACTGGCCCAGCAGCTTCAGCAAGAGGAGTACCAGCAGCACAGAGTGGCCCAGCCCCCTGCGCGGGCCCCATCACCGCAG gcaaattctttaccagctgagccacaagggaagcccaagaatactggagtgagtagcctatcccttctgcaggacatcttcccgacccaggaatcgaactggggtctcctacattgcaggcggattcttaaccaactgagctgtcagggaagccccaatagagGTATAGTACATCATCAAATCAGGAGCTATAACTGA
- the MINDY1 gene encoding ubiquitin carboxyl-terminal hydrolase MINDY-1 isoform X2 codes for MEHHQPEHPAPSEARTAETVSPENHKALSEPKEHPQDKDAKEADGAAGEQEPVDQASLPAQGQDDFKFPPPDASSSQPGPAQETPPESETAEACFRLQELPQAPRARQPELDFYCVKWIPWKGEQTPIITQSANGPCPLIAIANILFLQWKVKLPPQKEVITSDELMAHLGDCLLSIKPQEKSEGLQLNFQQNVDDAMTVLPKLATGLDVNVRFTGVSDFEYTPECSVFDLLGIPLYHGWLVDPQSPEAVSAVGKLSYNQLVEKIITCKHSSDTNLVTEGLIAEQFLETTAAQLTYHGLCELTAAAKEGELSVFFRNNHFSTMTKHKGHLYLLVTDQGFLQEEQVVWESLHNVDGDSCFCDSDFHLSHSPGKGPGPGGGSGSPEKQQQVDQDYLIALSLQQQQPPPQGTSGLSDLELAQQLQQEEYQQHRVAQPPARAPSPQGRGAASGRPAAERRQRPKQESDCVLL; via the exons ATGGAGCACCATCAGCCTGAGCATCCAGCCCCCAGTGAGGCCAGGACTGCAGAAACAGTCAGCCCGGAAAACCACAAGGCCTTGTCAGAACCCAAAGAGCACCCTCAGGACAAGGATGCCAAAGAGGCGGACGGGGCAGCTGGAGAGCAGGAGCCAGTAGACCAAGCTTCACTGCCAGCCCAAGGCCAGGATGATTTCAAGTTCCCTCCACCAGATGCTAGCTCAAGCCAGCCAGGGCCAGCCCAAGAGACTCCACCTGAGTCAGAGACAGCGGAGGCCTGCTTCAGGCTCCAGGAGCTTCCCCAGGCCCCTAGGGCCCGACAGCCTGAGCTAGACTTCTACTGTGTCAAGTGGATCCCCTGGAAAGGAGAACAGACACCTATCATCACCCAGAGCGCCAACGGCCCTTGCCCTCTCATCGCCATTGCAAACATCCTTTTTCTTCAGTGGAAG GTAAAGCTGCCACCTCAGAAGGAAGTGATCACGTCTGACGAGCTCATGGCCCATCTTG GAGACTGCCTTCTGTCCATCAAACCTCAGGAAAAGTCAGAGGGACTTCAGCTTAATTTTCAGCAG AATGTGGACGACGCGATGACGGTGCTGCCTAAACTGGCCACAGGTCTGGATGTCAACGTGCGCTTCACAGGTGTCTCTGATTTTGAGTATACACCTGAGTGCAGTGTCTTTGACCTCCTTGGCATACCTCTGTACCATGGCTGGCTTGTTGATCCACAG AGTCCTGAGGCTGTGAGTGCAGTCGGGAAGCTGAGCTACAACCAGCTGGTGGAGAAGATCATCACCTGCAAGCACTCCAGTGACACCAACCTCGTGACGGAAG GCCTGATTGCAGAGCAGTTCCTGGAGACCACTGCTGCCCAGCTGACCTACCATGGTCTATGTGAGCTAACAGCAGCTGCCAAGGAGGGCGAACTTAGCGTCTTTTTCCGCAACAACCATTTCAGCACTATGACTAAGCATAAG GGCCACTTGTACCTGCTGGTCACTGACCAGGGCTTTCTACAGGAGGAGCAAGTGGTGTGGGAGAGCCTGCACAATGTGGACGGAGACAGCTGTTTCTGTGACTCTGACTTTCACCTCAGTCACTCCCCAGGCAAGGGACCCGGGCCAGGAGGTGGGAGTGGCTCCCCAGAAAAGCAGCAGCAGGTGGACCAG GACTACCTGATCGCCTTgtccctgcagcagcagcagcccccgcCCCAGGGCACGTCGGGTCTGAGCGACTTGGAACTGGCCCAGCAGCTTCAGCAAGAGGAGTACCAGCAGCACAGAGTGGCCCAGCCCCCTGCGCGGGCCCCATCACCGCAG GGGAGAGGAGCCGCATCTGGACGCCCAGCTGCTGAGCGTCGGCAAAGGCCGAAGCAAGAGTCCGACTGTGTCCTCCTGTAG